The following proteins come from a genomic window of Mycobacterium sp. DL:
- a CDS encoding NAD-dependent epimerase/dehydratase family protein — MRFLVTGAAGFIGSNLIDGLLVDGHQVIGVDNLSTGVLANLSQAFRSNALWPGRFTFLHNDIQAPDFLGIVVGCNPDVVIHLAAHVDPQTSIEDPYFDARSNVLGTLNVCEASRRAGIRRMVYAGVHLPNHDTVAHGPDDVPRTLNPLSPYLVAKLAGEMYMRAYAEMYGLESICLALPSVYGPRQNPHGPGGVIARFGASILTGQPMTVDRNYFITDDFVYIDDVVEAFVRAAKVTVATTGSYVIGTGKHTAVTDVLAVMSAALDVLVQPDLASVRETETLCSAGVTAAGRELGWKPKFGLPEGIRRTVLWLRTTLEPEPEPTALIGA, encoded by the coding sequence ATGAGGTTCTTGGTTACCGGCGCTGCCGGTTTCATCGGATCGAATCTGATCGACGGACTGCTCGTCGACGGTCACCAGGTGATCGGGGTGGACAACCTCAGCACCGGCGTGCTCGCGAATCTTTCCCAGGCATTCAGGTCCAATGCACTTTGGCCAGGGCGATTTACATTCCTGCACAACGATATTCAGGCGCCGGACTTTCTCGGGATCGTGGTGGGGTGCAATCCCGACGTAGTCATTCACCTCGCGGCCCACGTCGATCCCCAGACGTCTATCGAGGACCCGTACTTCGATGCCCGCAGCAATGTCTTGGGCACCCTGAATGTGTGCGAAGCGAGCCGGCGTGCGGGCATCCGCAGGATGGTCTATGCCGGGGTCCACCTGCCGAATCACGACACGGTGGCCCATGGCCCGGACGACGTTCCCAGAACGTTGAATCCGCTTTCACCGTACCTCGTAGCGAAGCTGGCGGGCGAGATGTACATGCGCGCCTACGCCGAGATGTACGGTCTGGAATCCATCTGTCTGGCACTGCCCAGCGTCTACGGCCCCCGCCAGAATCCGCACGGACCCGGCGGTGTGATCGCTCGCTTCGGCGCTTCGATCCTTACCGGACAACCGATGACCGTCGACCGCAATTACTTCATCACAGATGATTTCGTCTACATCGATGACGTCGTCGAGGCATTCGTGCGCGCAGCGAAAGTCACGGTCGCCACCACAGGGAGCTATGTCATCGGCACCGGGAAGCATACTGCAGTCACCGATGTACTGGCAGTGATGTCCGCCGCGTTGGACGTTCTGGTGCAGCCAGACCTCGCCTCGGTGCGCGAAACCGAGACGCTGTGCAGCGCGGGTGTGACTGCGGCCGGCCGGGAACTCGGCTGGAAACCGAAGTTCGGCCTGCCCGAGGGCATCAGGCGCACAGTTCTGTGGCTGCGGACGACGCTCGAGCCCGAGCCCGAGCCGACCGCACTCATCGGTGCCTGA
- a CDS encoding nucleoside-diphosphate sugar epimerase/dehydratase codes for MSYLERAVGTAQVVSASRCWIPDTAMWCIAVWAAAWVRFDFDITEVRIVPTVMLAVAAMITNGAVGGAMGIYRRRYVLASFDECAALATVAAISSGVLLLTFGLAEPYLVPRSVPLLAGTFALGGMCTVRWLARKLSPSHHTGETSRRKVVVLGAGRTGQNLARQMQLDERMPYEIVALLDDDPRRRHLHVAGVQVRGTRHDLAAVAARFEADAVVIAIADPDPELIRDVSSEAALLGIGALIVPAATQLIRSARPARDVRDLQLGDLLGRSPAHLDEDVIAAQITGRRVLVTGAGGSIGSEMCRQIHRFAPAALIMLDRDESALHATQLSVYGRALLDGDDTVLADIRDRSAMRRVFEACRPEVVIHAAALKHLPLLEKYPLEAWMTNVVGSWNVLCAAGELGVDTFVNISTDKAAGPISVLGYSKRVSERLTAAVATQSQGRFLSVRFGNVLGSRGSVLEAFSRQIEEGGPVTVTDPDVTRFFMTIPEACQLVLQAAAVGGRGEALVLDMGAPVKIADVARLLVDRAGRDDVKIVYTGLRPGEKLHEELFGPGEGGGHRRSHPLVAHVSVPPLALVDGQAVLDRFIDHGSAMRWMAAEAGAVASAPVALEECLPPVADPTPVGLGVQRHAV; via the coding sequence GTGAGTTACCTTGAACGTGCGGTCGGCACCGCTCAGGTGGTCTCCGCGTCGCGGTGTTGGATCCCGGACACCGCGATGTGGTGCATAGCCGTCTGGGCTGCAGCCTGGGTGCGATTCGACTTCGACATCACTGAGGTGCGGATAGTTCCCACCGTGATGCTCGCCGTCGCAGCCATGATCACGAACGGAGCTGTCGGTGGTGCAATGGGAATCTATCGACGTCGCTACGTGCTGGCGAGCTTCGACGAATGCGCTGCACTCGCGACAGTCGCGGCGATTTCGTCCGGGGTGTTGCTGCTGACCTTCGGTCTGGCTGAGCCATATCTGGTTCCGCGCAGCGTTCCGTTGCTCGCCGGTACCTTCGCACTCGGCGGGATGTGCACTGTTCGCTGGCTGGCCCGCAAGCTGTCACCGTCACACCACACTGGTGAAACCAGCCGACGCAAGGTCGTCGTCCTGGGAGCCGGTCGCACAGGCCAGAACCTGGCACGACAGATGCAGTTGGACGAACGCATGCCCTACGAGATCGTCGCCCTGCTCGACGACGACCCCAGAAGGCGCCACCTCCATGTAGCGGGGGTGCAGGTGCGGGGTACTCGACACGACTTGGCGGCTGTTGCAGCCCGTTTCGAGGCGGATGCAGTTGTCATTGCAATCGCTGACCCGGATCCCGAACTGATCAGGGATGTCTCGTCGGAAGCAGCGCTACTGGGCATCGGCGCCTTGATCGTCCCCGCCGCAACTCAACTGATACGCAGCGCACGGCCGGCTCGGGATGTACGAGACCTGCAGCTCGGCGACCTGCTCGGCAGATCACCGGCTCATCTGGACGAGGACGTGATCGCCGCCCAGATCACAGGTCGCCGCGTCCTGGTTACGGGGGCGGGAGGCTCCATAGGTTCGGAGATGTGTCGACAGATCCACCGATTCGCGCCCGCGGCATTGATCATGCTGGATCGCGACGAGTCGGCATTGCATGCAACCCAGCTTTCGGTCTACGGTCGCGCCTTGCTCGACGGTGACGACACCGTACTGGCTGATATCCGCGATCGATCCGCGATGAGACGGGTATTCGAGGCGTGCCGGCCGGAGGTCGTGATCCACGCGGCGGCGTTGAAACACCTACCGCTGCTTGAGAAGTATCCGCTTGAAGCGTGGATGACCAACGTCGTCGGTAGCTGGAATGTCCTCTGTGCAGCCGGCGAACTGGGCGTCGATACGTTTGTCAACATCTCGACCGACAAGGCGGCGGGCCCGATCAGCGTCCTGGGATACAGCAAGCGTGTCAGCGAACGTCTGACTGCAGCTGTCGCGACCCAGTCACAGGGACGATTTCTCAGTGTGCGATTCGGCAACGTCCTCGGCTCCCGCGGCTCGGTACTCGAGGCGTTCTCCCGCCAGATCGAGGAAGGCGGACCGGTGACGGTTACTGATCCCGACGTGACTCGGTTCTTCATGACCATCCCCGAGGCATGCCAACTGGTGCTGCAAGCCGCTGCGGTTGGCGGCCGAGGCGAGGCCTTGGTCCTCGACATGGGAGCCCCAGTGAAGATCGCCGACGTGGCTCGGCTGCTTGTCGATCGCGCTGGGCGCGACGACGTCAAAATCGTCTACACGGGGCTGCGCCCGGGGGAGAAGTTGCACGAAGAACTCTTCGGACCCGGAGAAGGCGGCGGCCACCGTCGCTCGCACCCGTTGGTGGCACACGTGTCTGTCCCGCCACTGGCACTGGTCGACGGACAGGCCGTCCTTGACCGGTTCATCGATCACGGTAGTGCCATGCGCTGGATGGCAGCAGAAGCGGGTGCGGTGGCCAGCGCGCCGGTCGCGCTCGAGGAATGCCTACCGCCAGTAGCCGATCCGACACCGGTGGGTCTCGGAGTGCAGAGGCACGCGGTGTGA
- a CDS encoding aminotransferase class I/II-fold pyridoxal phosphate-dependent enzyme: MKRIHLSAPDVSAREEELCVAALRSGWVAPLGPMVDAFEEALAERCGRRYAVALSSGTAALHLGLLELGAGPQSVVIVPTMTFAATANAVVYTGATPVFVDCDPVFGNLDPLLVEDAVRSLQRAGEHVAAVIAVDLLGHCADYAELEDICRSAEVPLLSDAAEALGASHAGRPAGSFGAAAILSFNGNKVISTSGGGALLSDDEQFVERVRYLSTQARQPVSHYEHTEIGYNYRLSNILAALGLAQLERLDEMIARRRKLRETYSRLFAGTDGVTIFQRECDAGDNCWLTAILVDQVAARWKREELEAVLQAADIESRRLWKPMHQQPVFADARTFLRGDADRLFATGLALPSGSALSTADVDRVHAAIGSFLSARPRRRARG; this comes from the coding sequence ATGAAGAGAATCCACCTTTCCGCACCCGATGTCTCGGCGAGGGAAGAAGAACTGTGCGTCGCCGCACTGCGGTCCGGGTGGGTAGCGCCGCTGGGGCCGATGGTGGACGCGTTCGAGGAGGCACTCGCCGAACGGTGCGGGCGGCGGTACGCAGTGGCTCTGAGTTCCGGTACCGCGGCCCTTCATCTAGGGCTGCTCGAGCTGGGAGCAGGGCCTCAGTCGGTGGTGATCGTCCCCACCATGACGTTCGCAGCAACGGCAAACGCTGTCGTTTACACCGGCGCCACACCTGTTTTCGTGGACTGTGATCCTGTGTTCGGCAATCTGGATCCACTCCTTGTCGAGGACGCCGTGCGCTCCTTGCAGCGGGCCGGTGAACACGTCGCGGCGGTTATTGCGGTGGACCTACTGGGACATTGCGCCGACTACGCCGAGCTCGAAGACATCTGTCGAAGCGCAGAGGTTCCACTGCTCTCGGATGCCGCAGAGGCTCTCGGGGCCAGCCACGCGGGCCGGCCTGCCGGTTCGTTCGGGGCCGCCGCGATTCTCAGCTTCAACGGCAACAAGGTGATTTCGACGAGCGGCGGTGGTGCACTGCTCAGCGATGACGAACAGTTCGTCGAGCGGGTCAGGTATCTGAGCACGCAGGCGCGGCAACCGGTCTCACACTACGAACACACCGAGATCGGCTACAACTATCGGTTGAGCAATATTCTCGCCGCGCTCGGGCTCGCGCAGCTGGAGCGGTTGGACGAGATGATCGCCCGCCGCCGAAAATTGCGCGAGACCTACAGCAGGCTCTTCGCCGGCACCGACGGCGTGACGATCTTCCAGCGGGAATGCGATGCGGGCGACAACTGCTGGCTCACCGCAATTCTGGTTGATCAGGTCGCTGCCCGGTGGAAGCGGGAAGAGCTCGAAGCCGTTCTGCAGGCTGCCGACATCGAGAGCCGTCGGTTGTGGAAGCCGATGCATCAACAACCCGTTTTTGCCGATGCGCGCACGTTTCTTCGTGGAGACGCTGATCGGCTGTTCGCTACCGGTCTCGCCCTGCCGAGTGGTTCTGCGCTGTCTACTGCCGACGTCGACCGAGTCCACGCGGCCATCGGGTCTTTCCTGTCCGCACGTCCCCGCCGGCGAGCCCGGGGATGA
- a CDS encoding glycosyltransferase family 4 protein gives MRIAHIGPAALPVGYAFGGAVERRMVELAAAQLCRGDDVLVVSLAPDGDEPRSGGTAREVPILDVGCRTRRPLRDMELLLRARSGIKKFAPDVIHVHNSSTAAVLLAGIPAAKVLTFDYFRYRGSERRGARAAYRRALKSFDVLMPVSEFCAQRAAEYWSIPLADFRVLHNGVNVEQFSPDDSRRLAARQRYDLNDRLVIGYVGRICEQKGSDTLAEAYRKVKMAHPEAALLVAGPTDFFGQTRSTPLTDRIERLGGRWLGPVPEDEVADVMRSLDICAMPTRQDEMFGMAAAEALSSGTPVVCSNLGGLPEVVSTSAGVLVQPGDAEALAEELIALCGDRVTLARLAAAAPREASKFTWAAIADRAETLYREVLKR, from the coding sequence ATGAGGATCGCTCATATCGGGCCGGCTGCATTGCCTGTCGGGTACGCCTTCGGTGGTGCCGTAGAGCGCCGAATGGTCGAGCTGGCGGCGGCACAGCTGTGTCGCGGCGACGATGTACTGGTGGTGTCTCTCGCTCCGGACGGTGACGAGCCTCGATCAGGTGGCACGGCGCGGGAGGTCCCGATTCTCGACGTCGGGTGCCGCACGCGTCGCCCGCTGCGCGACATGGAACTGCTGCTGCGGGCCCGGTCCGGGATCAAGAAATTCGCCCCAGACGTCATCCACGTCCACAACAGCTCGACCGCGGCGGTCTTGCTCGCGGGGATCCCCGCCGCGAAGGTGCTCACATTCGACTACTTCCGTTACCGCGGGTCCGAACGTCGGGGCGCGAGAGCGGCGTACCGGCGAGCTCTGAAGTCGTTCGACGTTCTCATGCCCGTCTCGGAATTCTGTGCCCAGCGAGCTGCCGAGTACTGGTCGATACCGCTCGCGGACTTCCGGGTGCTCCACAACGGCGTCAACGTCGAGCAGTTCAGCCCAGACGACTCGCGACGTCTGGCTGCTCGGCAGCGGTATGACCTGAATGACCGACTGGTGATCGGATACGTCGGCCGCATCTGCGAGCAGAAGGGGTCCGACACACTCGCCGAGGCGTACCGGAAAGTGAAGATGGCACATCCCGAGGCCGCGTTGCTGGTCGCTGGCCCAACGGACTTTTTCGGCCAGACTCGATCCACACCGCTGACGGATCGGATCGAGCGTCTGGGCGGTCGCTGGCTCGGCCCCGTTCCTGAGGACGAGGTCGCCGACGTGATGCGGTCTCTCGATATCTGCGCGATGCCCACCCGCCAGGACGAGATGTTCGGTATGGCTGCCGCAGAAGCGTTGTCCTCTGGTACGCCCGTCGTCTGCTCCAACCTCGGCGGCCTGCCTGAGGTGGTCTCAACTTCGGCTGGTGTTCTTGTGCAGCCGGGGGACGCGGAGGCTCTGGCCGAGGAATTGATTGCGCTGTGCGGCGACCGCGTCACTCTGGCCAGGCTGGCTGCGGCCGCACCTCGCGAGGCGAGCAAGTTCACCTGGGCCGCCATCGCCGACCGGGCCGAGACGCTGTACCGCGAAGTACTGAAGCGATGA
- a CDS encoding oligosaccharide flippase family protein: MTRPLTFLIRPLRDTTMRTALLGGSWALVGTFIGRVANVGALLLAARYLGSEQFGGLSLALSTVLAVASVSALGLPIAAQKLVAEAREIDAVRRDRLIDLTLAMTLFVGLLLMIISALGSAWISVGILDQPQVAPLLAVASILILTTPLGEVLAALLASLERFDLVGLFRAAHGTLSGGLLVIVLLSTSGPAAPLWALAAAEALACVLGLRLVRSARGPRSLARFGYTEFVTEAKPLLRVALPALVASVSLQPALWLGQVLLSRQPDGLAHVGTFAVAMRWHSMALFVPVTMCSVLLPMLGRLRATGRDADGRTLFVRYSVLTLAFSTVTCIGLIAFAAPLMGLQGAEYSVASGVLVILAVATVPSALNNLLGGRALAEGRLSLWVWSDLVLAATLAACAVALVPPLAGVGLAAAYLAAYVVSCLVLLPIALAARSPAGERL; this comes from the coding sequence GTGACGCGGCCCCTGACCTTCCTGATCCGACCGCTTCGCGACACGACGATGCGCACCGCACTGCTCGGCGGCAGTTGGGCGCTCGTCGGGACGTTCATCGGCAGGGTCGCCAACGTCGGCGCGCTGCTGCTCGCGGCCAGGTACCTGGGCAGCGAGCAGTTCGGTGGCTTGTCGCTGGCGCTGTCGACCGTGCTTGCCGTCGCCTCGGTGAGTGCCCTCGGGCTGCCAATCGCCGCCCAGAAGCTGGTCGCCGAGGCGCGCGAGATCGATGCCGTCCGCCGCGATCGATTGATAGATCTCACGCTGGCGATGACCCTATTCGTAGGCCTCCTACTCATGATCATCAGCGCCCTGGGCAGCGCGTGGATCTCCGTCGGGATCCTGGACCAGCCTCAAGTCGCACCGCTCCTGGCCGTCGCGTCGATTCTCATACTCACCACCCCACTGGGGGAGGTCCTGGCGGCCCTGTTGGCCTCGTTGGAGAGGTTCGACCTGGTGGGATTGTTCCGCGCCGCTCACGGAACCTTGTCCGGTGGGTTGTTGGTCATCGTTCTTCTCAGCACGTCCGGTCCGGCGGCGCCGCTGTGGGCGCTGGCTGCCGCCGAAGCGTTGGCGTGCGTCCTGGGGCTCCGGTTGGTCCGGTCGGCCCGCGGGCCCCGTTCCCTGGCCCGCTTCGGGTACACCGAGTTCGTCACCGAGGCCAAACCGCTGCTCCGGGTGGCGTTGCCGGCGTTGGTCGCGAGCGTTTCGCTGCAACCGGCGCTGTGGCTCGGGCAGGTGTTGCTGAGTAGGCAACCAGACGGTCTTGCGCACGTCGGCACCTTCGCAGTGGCTATGCGGTGGCACTCCATGGCCCTCTTCGTGCCGGTGACGATGTGTTCTGTGTTGCTGCCGATGCTCGGCCGGCTCCGGGCGACGGGCCGGGATGCGGACGGTCGGACGCTGTTCGTCCGGTATAGCGTTCTGACGCTGGCATTCTCGACGGTTACCTGCATCGGTCTCATTGCGTTCGCCGCCCCGCTCATGGGCCTGCAAGGCGCGGAGTATTCAGTGGCGTCGGGGGTTCTCGTCATCCTCGCGGTCGCTACCGTTCCGTCGGCGCTGAACAATCTGCTCGGCGGCCGTGCTCTCGCTGAAGGTCGTCTCTCCCTGTGGGTATGGAGCGATCTGGTACTGGCGGCGACCCTGGCTGCCTGTGCCGTCGCTCTGGTTCCTCCACTGGCGGGCGTGGGGCTGGCCGCGGCCTATCTCGCCGCCTACGTCGTGAGTTGCCTTGTGCTGCTGCCGATCGCACTGGCTGCCCGGTCTCCTGCGGGGGAACGCTTGTGA
- a CDS encoding O-antigen polymerase — MKNLDIRREPQAGPAVAAVCVAAIIWALALQQAGHATRYPAVPISLATFLLIQLLVPRARWNRDRALGPGNVATILFFLQLVVIPTVLVLSGPFLGTLRFVPADQYVNTALMLQALAYTCYAVGYVAWAKPVRPEPLLVQPGLAKAIAVCFVALGAAGFALEFRSPGALVAYFSGYGDIFEHGPATLGSAAAQFLRPFLAYGVIVLWAARIARRRPGAPLRPLEMALIVVAIVASATYNYNRAAVVVPLLALVTAYSCFGRRQSPARIVALLAIIVALGSMFGAYRTVYSGTQGGAVNPADAGLDGPGSSITDNLQVYGNGPQFWAVIVQEVDRTGTRHDQSIINSTLHTLPVLGKPFRDGSGSTVYNELIYGQPDIHDQILGFGAELYWNFGVPGLVVGYFLLGFAVRRFDERVAAAPDPLSSYSWSYCGAWVALLVINSIAVLAQIVIYFFWPIFAFHAAVYLARSRLLSGSRPVEVR; from the coding sequence GTGAAGAACCTTGACATCCGTCGCGAGCCACAGGCCGGACCCGCCGTCGCGGCCGTCTGCGTGGCGGCGATCATCTGGGCGTTGGCCCTTCAGCAAGCAGGCCATGCGACCCGATACCCGGCCGTGCCGATATCGCTGGCCACGTTTCTCCTCATCCAACTGCTGGTCCCCCGCGCCCGGTGGAACCGTGACCGTGCCCTCGGACCGGGAAATGTTGCAACGATCCTGTTCTTCCTCCAACTCGTCGTCATTCCGACGGTGTTGGTGCTGTCCGGACCCTTTCTCGGGACGCTCCGCTTCGTCCCGGCCGACCAGTACGTCAACACCGCCCTCATGTTGCAGGCGTTGGCATACACCTGCTACGCGGTCGGTTACGTCGCGTGGGCCAAACCCGTTCGGCCAGAACCTCTTCTAGTCCAGCCCGGGCTCGCGAAAGCAATAGCAGTCTGCTTCGTCGCGCTCGGCGCGGCGGGGTTTGCGCTGGAGTTCCGGTCCCCTGGGGCGCTCGTCGCCTATTTCAGTGGGTACGGCGACATCTTCGAGCACGGCCCGGCCACATTGGGCAGCGCAGCCGCGCAGTTCTTGCGACCGTTCCTGGCATACGGCGTGATCGTTCTGTGGGCTGCACGGATCGCCCGCCGTCGTCCCGGCGCACCGCTGCGGCCTCTCGAGATGGCGCTGATCGTCGTCGCCATCGTCGCGTCGGCGACCTACAACTACAATCGCGCGGCCGTAGTGGTTCCCCTACTGGCCCTCGTCACGGCCTACAGCTGCTTCGGGCGACGGCAGTCACCGGCGCGAATCGTGGCACTCCTGGCGATCATCGTCGCGCTTGGCTCCATGTTCGGGGCATACCGGACGGTCTACTCAGGCACGCAGGGGGGCGCAGTCAACCCGGCAGACGCCGGGTTGGACGGGCCGGGCAGCTCGATTACCGACAATTTACAGGTCTACGGCAATGGCCCGCAGTTCTGGGCCGTGATCGTTCAGGAGGTGGATCGAACCGGCACACGGCACGACCAGTCGATCATCAACTCGACCTTGCACACCTTGCCGGTGCTCGGAAAGCCCTTCCGAGATGGCAGTGGATCCACTGTGTACAACGAACTGATATACGGCCAACCCGACATCCACGACCAGATCCTCGGATTCGGCGCCGAACTCTACTGGAACTTCGGTGTGCCCGGGCTCGTCGTCGGCTACTTTCTGCTCGGTTTTGCGGTACGCAGGTTCGACGAGCGTGTCGCGGCTGCGCCCGATCCACTGTCGTCGTACAGCTGGTCGTATTGCGGAGCGTGGGTGGCGTTGCTCGTCATCAACTCGATCGCGGTACTCGCGCAGATCGTGATCTATTTCTTCTGGCCGATTTTCGCGTTTCACGCCGCCGTGTATCTGGCCCGTTCGCGTCTTCTGTCCGGTTCCCGTCCTGTGGAGGTCCGATGA
- a CDS encoding glycosyltransferase family 4 protein: MMRVLIVGGVFARDEEYRRSINPTPEMTLEAGLRTRGVDVVVAPHSWRHSLSGIDLVHIHHLAKSVPGLAICRAVRSTPIVFTMHGERRILSAKRAGALWLIERAADACVALSHQEADQVRREARGRVVVIRNGIDAPEVSPSPASPRQNGPWRLLFVGQLIPLKALDVLLRALAMIRPEISVALRLVYHNCEQLTPLRALARQLSIDDIVTFVGSRDAAGMQEEYRRADLLLLPSLTEALPSVVTEALLAHTPVVASAVGGIPEQVGNAGVLVPPGSDIALAAAISRVISNYRSYLDTTHARAREIRREYAVETMIDRHLELYKSLLRSDDTAEGPIRATRG, from the coding sequence ATGATGAGAGTCCTTATCGTCGGCGGCGTATTCGCCCGTGACGAGGAGTATCGACGCAGTATCAACCCGACGCCGGAGATGACGCTCGAGGCAGGGCTCCGCACGCGAGGAGTTGATGTGGTGGTGGCGCCGCACAGCTGGCGCCACTCGTTGAGCGGGATCGACCTCGTGCACATCCACCATCTGGCCAAAAGCGTTCCGGGACTGGCAATCTGCCGGGCCGTACGCTCCACTCCCATCGTCTTCACCATGCACGGCGAGCGGCGAATCCTTTCGGCCAAGCGGGCCGGCGCGCTCTGGCTCATCGAGCGGGCAGCCGACGCCTGCGTGGCGTTGTCGCACCAGGAGGCCGATCAGGTACGCCGAGAGGCCCGCGGACGCGTCGTGGTGATCCGCAATGGTATTGACGCACCGGAGGTTTCACCGTCGCCGGCATCGCCGCGGCAGAACGGACCGTGGCGGCTCCTCTTCGTCGGTCAGCTGATTCCGCTCAAAGCTCTCGACGTGCTGCTGCGTGCGCTGGCGATGATCCGGCCCGAGATCTCCGTCGCCTTGCGATTGGTGTACCACAACTGCGAGCAACTGACACCACTGCGGGCCCTCGCCAGGCAATTGTCGATCGACGACATCGTGACGTTCGTCGGCAGCCGGGACGCCGCGGGAATGCAGGAGGAGTATCGCCGCGCTGATTTGCTGCTGCTTCCGAGCCTCACGGAAGCACTTCCGAGTGTGGTCACCGAGGCGCTGCTTGCGCACACGCCGGTGGTGGCCAGCGCGGTGGGAGGTATCCCGGAGCAGGTTGGGAACGCCGGCGTGCTGGTTCCGCCGGGAAGCGATATCGCTCTGGCCGCAGCCATATCGAGAGTGATCTCCAACTACCGAAGCTACCTTGACACGACGCACGCCCGGGCACGCGAGATCCGGCGGGAGTATGCGGTGGAGACGATGATCGACCGCCATCTGGAGTTGTACAAATCGCTTCTCCGGTCCGATGACACGGCCGAGGGGCCAATTCGGGCAACGAGGGGATGA
- a CDS encoding glycosyltransferase family A protein codes for MEPVVSIVMPVRNVQRTIDPAICSIVAQTCMEWELVVLDDGSTDETVQRLRAWADRDERIRPFVDGRVLGLPARLNEGVRQCRAPIIARMDGDDICYPHRLETQLSFLRDNPEVDLVGAALMVFTSDGTARGSRSLTGCHEELTSNPLLNGIPLAHPTWMGRRSWFHKFPYDPRARRCEDWEVLLRGHTSSRYASIPDVLLGYREDRIKLRSSVQSRLHQVIFLLHYGTRDRRVLWSLVGAAGQIAKGVRDTMAVLVRRQDLVLGRRNQDPSPSELANWKVIWSRFTDS; via the coding sequence ATGGAACCCGTCGTCAGCATCGTCATGCCGGTCCGAAATGTGCAGCGCACCATCGACCCAGCGATCTGCTCGATCGTGGCGCAGACGTGCATGGAATGGGAACTCGTTGTCTTGGATGACGGGTCCACCGACGAAACCGTGCAGCGGTTGCGGGCATGGGCAGATCGTGACGAGCGGATCCGGCCCTTCGTCGACGGCCGCGTGCTCGGGCTTCCGGCTCGCCTGAACGAGGGTGTGCGGCAATGTCGTGCGCCCATCATCGCCCGGATGGATGGCGACGACATCTGTTATCCACACCGACTGGAGACCCAGCTCAGCTTCCTACGGGACAATCCAGAGGTCGACTTGGTCGGAGCGGCGTTGATGGTCTTCACGTCCGATGGGACTGCGCGTGGTTCCCGTTCTCTGACCGGGTGCCACGAGGAACTCACTTCGAACCCATTGCTGAATGGCATTCCATTGGCACACCCCACCTGGATGGGCCGACGTTCGTGGTTCCACAAGTTCCCTTACGACCCGCGCGCCCGCCGCTGCGAGGACTGGGAGGTGCTCTTGCGCGGGCACACGTCGAGTCGCTACGCGAGCATCCCCGATGTGCTGCTCGGGTATCGGGAGGATCGGATCAAGCTGCGCAGTAGTGTCCAATCGCGACTGCACCAGGTAATCTTCCTGCTGCACTACGGCACCCGGGACCGCCGGGTGCTGTGGAGTTTGGTCGGTGCGGCCGGACAGATCGCGAAGGGTGTTCGAGACACCATGGCCGTTCTGGTGCGTCGGCAGGATCTTGTGCTCGGCCGCCGCAATCAGGACCCGTCCCCGTCCGAGCTCGCCAACTGGAAGGTGATCTGGTCGAGGTTCACTGACTCATGA